The Deltaproteobacteria bacterium genome segment TAGGCGCGTTCGGAACCGTAGTTGAAGTTGTTGAGGATGATGCAGGTGGTCGGGATGTTCTCGCGCACGGCGGTTTCCAGTTCGGCGCCGTTGTAGAGGAAGGAGCCGTCGCCGCTCAAGGTGACCACGGGGCGCTCCGGGGCGGCGAGCTTGGCGCCGAGGCCCACCGGGTAGCCGATGCCGATGGCGGCGAGGCCCTGGGGCGCCAGCAGGCTCCGCGGGCGCTCGAAGGTCTGGTACTCGTAGACGTAGCCGGGGCCGACACCGGCGTCGATGGAGATGATGGCGTCCTTGGGCAAGACCTTGCTCAGGGCGGCGTGGGCCCGGCGCGGGTCGATGGGGCGGCCGTCGAAGCGGGCCGCCCGGTTCCGGTGCTTGTCCTGCGCGGCGCGTACGGCGGCGGCCTTCCTGAGCCAGCCCACGCGCGTCCCCCCGTTTTGCTTCACCGCCCGCAACAGCGCCTTGACGGCGACCCGGGCGTCGGCCTGAATGCCCACGTCCGCGGGGTAGACCCGGCCGATGTGGTTCCGGTCCTGGGCTACGTGAATGAGCCGGGTTCCGGGAGCGAAAAAGTCCGGGTGCCAGAAGGTGGTGAGGTGGCCCAGGCTCGTGCCCACGGCCAGCACCAGGTCGGCTTGCTTGAAGAAGGCCTGGGCCTCGGGCAGCGCGCCGCGGCCGATGGTGCCGAGGTACAGCGGGTAGGACCGGGGCAGGACGTCGTCCCGGCCGGTGGAGGACATGACGGGCGCGCCCAGGCGCTTGGACAGCGCTACGACTTCATCGCTGGCTTCCGACCAGAGGGCGCCGCCGCCGGCCAACAGCACCGGCCGGCGCGCCTTCTCGAGCAGCCGCGCGGCCGCGGCCAAGGCTTCGGCGTCGGGCGCCGCGACAGCCACGTCGCTTCGGAAGAGCCGGCCCATGTCCGGCATCTCCACGTTCTCGTTCAACACGTCGCGCGGCAGGTCCAGGTGCACCGGGCCGGGTACTCCCGTCATGGTGCGCTGGTAGGCCTCCCAGGTGAGGGCCGCCGCCTGCTCGGGCTTGCGCACCTGCGCGGACCACTTGACCACCGGCCGGAAGATGGCCTGCTGATCGAGCTCCTGGGCCGAATCCCGGAACATGTCCTTCAGCATGGGCGCGCCGGTGATGACCAGCACGGGACTCTGGGCGTGGAAGGCGTTGGCCACACCGGTCAACAGGTTGGTGGCGCCGGGGCCGTTGGTGGCGATGCACACGCCGGGCCGGCCGGCGATGCGCGCAAAGCCGTCGGCCATGAGGGCGGCGGCCTGCTCGTGTCGCGTGGAGAGAAACTGTATGTCGTCCCGACCGTACATGCCGTCGAGTATCTCGAGCATGCACGAACCCACGACGCCGATCACCTTGCGGACGCCGAGTTGCGCCAGCACTTCGGCGACCGCATGTCCCGCGGTCATTTGCATGATGTGGTTCCTCCAGGGGGTCCGGTGCGCAAGGCGCCAGGTTCGATGCCTTTGAGGCTATCTCCGAACCGTAAAGGAGGCAGGCGGGCAAAACAAGCGTGCACGGACGCCGTAGGCGTCGGGCCGCGCCAGCATGGTCGATTTAGTGGGTATACGCGGACTACGTCAACGGCTCGCGCTGTCTGCCGTACAGCCGGAGGAACTTCCGCACGGCTCGTTCGGCCTTGTCCTCGATATCGGCTCCGGACGGTTTCTCGATCACCCCGAACAACCTTCGTGTATGCGCATCTCCGAGGAGGAGGGCGAGAAAAGTCTCCGCCGCGTCGTGCACATCGTCGATCCGGAGCACGCCGCGAGCCTCGCACCGTTCCAGATAGCCGGCGAAGGTACGCAACGTGGAATCACGGCCCAGTTTCGCGACGCTTTCGGCCAACGAGGGCGCCGAGCGCGCCTCGGCAACGGCAGCGCGGTCAATGGCGACGGCTTGCTCGTCAAGAAGCACTGCCGCCAGTACCCGGCCGAAGTCGGTCAATACGGACTCGACCGGGACTTCACGGTCGGGATACCCAGTGACTGTCATACGCGTACGCGCAGCGTTCCGGCGGACCACTGCCTCGAACAGCCCCAGCTTGTCCCCGAACCAAGCATAGAGCGTCTCCTTCGACGCCGATGCCCGTTGAGCCACCTCCAGCATGGTGGTGTCGCGATATCCCCGCTCTACGAGGATATCGGCCGCGATGTCGAGGAGCTGAGCCCGGCGAGGCACATGGGAAGCATTCCTTCTCTGTCGCTTCTTTGGAGATTTGTCCATTGGCGAAAAATATTCTCTATATATACGGACAATTCAAACACTCGCAACGGGGCCGAATGGTCAGGGGACAAACAAGACATGGAATCCACGGGGCACCTCTGGTAAGAGTGAACCGGAAGGAGTTCCCGCGGGGCTTCGGCCTGCGCGAGGATCCGTGACGAGAGGAGCAACGCATGGAGCCCAGCGGCATCATATTCACCGAGCGCCGGGAGCAGCCCATCAAGCAGTGGCCTTTCCCAAACAAGAAGGTGGGCGCCACCACCAAGGCGAAACGCCATCCGCAGACCCGGCGGTTCATGTTCATGCGGGAGGACCACGACCGCCGCAACCTGCACGACGGTCCGGTCAATCCCGACCGCCTGGAGACCAAGGACTGGGCGGGGGTAACCCGCACGATGAAGAAGGTGGCGCTGGACATGGGAGCCGAGATCGTCGGCGTGGCGCCCATCGACGAGTTCGACTACGTGCGCGGCACCAAGCCGCCGGAAGGGCACAAGGTCGCCATCTCCTTCGCCATCCACATGGACTTCGAGGAGATGAAGCGGCTGGGGCCCTTGGCGCAGATGGAGGTGCACAAGGTGTACTACCTGCTGTCGGACGTCTCCGTCCGGCTGGCCCAGTACATCCGCTCCTACGGCTACCATGCGGTGGGATATCCCAACGAGGGCGACATCCTCTTCATTCCGGTGGCGTGGAAGGCCGGCCTCGGCGAGCTCGGGCGTCACGGCTCCCTCATCACCAAGAAATACGGCCCGAGCGTGCGGCTGGGAGCGGTGACCACCGAGATGCCGCTGATTCCCG includes the following:
- a CDS encoding thiamine pyrophosphate-binding protein; this translates as MQMTAGHAVAEVLAQLGVRKVIGVVGSCMLEILDGMYGRDDIQFLSTRHEQAAALMADGFARIAGRPGVCIATNGPGATNLLTGVANAFHAQSPVLVITGAPMLKDMFRDSAQELDQQAIFRPVVKWSAQVRKPEQAAALTWEAYQRTMTGVPGPVHLDLPRDVLNENVEMPDMGRLFRSDVAVAAPDAEALAAAARLLEKARRPVLLAGGGALWSEASDEVVALSKRLGAPVMSSTGRDDVLPRSYPLYLGTIGRGALPEAQAFFKQADLVLAVGTSLGHLTTFWHPDFFAPGTRLIHVAQDRNHIGRVYPADVGIQADARVAVKALLRAVKQNGGTRVGWLRKAAAVRAAQDKHRNRAARFDGRPIDPRRAHAALSKVLPKDAIISIDAGVGPGYVYEYQTFERPRSLLAPQGLAAIGIGYPVGLGAKLAAPERPVVTLSGDGSFLYNGAELETAVRENIPTTCIILNNFNYGSERAYQKFYYDERYIGDTIGNPPFDEYARVFGAAGLRVTEPG
- a CDS encoding TetR/AcrR family transcriptional regulator, with amino-acid sequence MDKSPKKRQRRNASHVPRRAQLLDIAADILVERGYRDTTMLEVAQRASASKETLYAWFGDKLGLFEAVVRRNAARTRMTVTGYPDREVPVESVLTDFGRVLAAVLLDEQAVAIDRAAVAEARSAPSLAESVAKLGRDSTLRTFAGYLERCEARGVLRIDDVHDAAETFLALLLGDAHTRRLFGVIEKPSGADIEDKAERAVRKFLRLYGRQREPLT